One Thermoplasmata archaeon DNA window includes the following coding sequences:
- a CDS encoding aminotransferase class III-fold pyridoxal phosphate-dependent enzyme, with protein sequence MNQNTNKYFIERQEGYESSARSYPRKFPVAIMKAKGSWVEDIEGKRYLDFLNGAGTLALGHNDDEVSKAMIELIQSGASLHMLDLVTPMKDEFVQALFSIVPKELAEKAKVQFCSPSGSDATEAAIKLCKTATGRSTVIAFSGGYHGMSHGAMALTGNLNAKSKVPNIMPGVQFMPYPYSYRCPMGLGGEAGTKACINYFERLLKDPESGVIKPAAVILEAIQGEGGVIPAPVEFLQAVRRITKELDIPLICDEIQCGMGRSGKVFAFEHAGIVPDVILISKAVGGGQPMSVVVYDKRLDAWTAGAHAGTFRGNQLAMAAGKIVIERISQPGFLDEVTRKGNRMKEGLLKLQKDVSIIGDVRGTGLMLGIEFINPNGPKDIMGTPMPDGEITARVQRMCLENGLIMEKGGRFGSVMRCLCALTITDEEIDQALAIFSKVVKEVDADVMH encoded by the coding sequence ATGAACCAGAATACGAACAAGTACTTCATCGAGCGCCAGGAGGGCTATGAGTCCTCCGCCAGGAGCTATCCACGCAAATTCCCCGTGGCAATCATGAAAGCCAAAGGGTCTTGGGTGGAGGATATTGAGGGCAAACGCTACCTTGACTTCCTGAACGGTGCAGGAACCCTTGCACTGGGCCACAATGATGACGAGGTCAGCAAAGCCATGATCGAGCTGATCCAATCCGGAGCATCCCTCCACATGTTGGACCTTGTCACACCCATGAAGGACGAGTTCGTCCAAGCTCTGTTCTCCATCGTTCCCAAGGAACTTGCAGAAAAAGCGAAGGTGCAGTTCTGTTCCCCGTCCGGATCGGACGCAACGGAAGCTGCGATCAAGCTCTGTAAGACAGCTACAGGAAGGAGCACAGTCATAGCATTCTCAGGCGGATACCACGGGATGAGCCATGGAGCCATGGCGCTGACCGGTAACCTCAATGCGAAGAGCAAGGTCCCCAACATCATGCCCGGTGTCCAATTCATGCCTTACCCGTACTCATACCGCTGTCCGATGGGATTGGGCGGAGAAGCCGGGACCAAGGCCTGCATCAACTATTTCGAGAGACTTCTCAAGGACCCCGAGAGCGGGGTCATCAAACCCGCGGCGGTCATCCTTGAAGCAATCCAGGGAGAGGGCGGAGTCATCCCTGCCCCCGTGGAATTCCTTCAGGCCGTACGCAGAATCACAAAGGAACTTGACATCCCCCTCATCTGCGACGAGATCCAGTGCGGCATGGGACGTTCAGGAAAGGTGTTCGCATTCGAGCACGCAGGCATCGTCCCCGACGTCATCCTCATCTCCAAAGCCGTTGGGGGAGGACAGCCCATGTCGGTGGTCGTCTACGACAAGAGACTCGACGCATGGACCGCCGGTGCCCACGCAGGTACCTTCCGCGGGAACCAGCTTGCAATGGCAGCCGGAAAGATCGTCATCGAAAGGATCAGTCAGCCCGGATTCCTCGATGAGGTCACCCGCAAGGGTAACCGCATGAAGGAGGGACTGCTCAAGCTCCAGAAAGATGTCTCGATCATCGGAGACGTCCGCGGAACCGGACTCATGCTCGGAATCGAGTTCATCAACCCCAACGGACCCAAGGACATCATGGGCACACCCATGCCTGACGGGGAGATCACAGCGCGTGTCCAGCGCATGTGCCTCGAAAATGGGCTGATCATGGAGAAGGGCGGACGTTTCGGCTCTGTCATGAGATGCCTGTGCGCACTGACCATCACGGACGAGGAGATCGACCAGGCATTGGCCATCTTCTCGAAGGTCGTGAAAGAGGTCGATGCGGATGTCATGCACTGA